The following proteins come from a genomic window of Nostoc sp. TCL26-01:
- a CDS encoding radical SAM protein produces the protein MTSSLLTAERLLFTPATPETNAIPLIFAFPNEYTVGITSLGYQVVWATLAMRSDVQVSRLFTDIYEPLPRQPEIMGFSISWELDYVNILNLLESLGIPIRANLRDDSHPIIFGGGPVLTANPEPFADFFDVVLLGDGENLLGNFIDAYKEVRNAPRQTQLKALAQVPGIYIPSLYTVEYQAKDGEITAINPISADVPAVVHKQTYRGNTLSASTVVTEKAAWENIYMVEVVRSCPEMCRFCLASYLTLPFRTASLESSLIPAIEKGLQVTNRLGLLGASVTQHPEFVELLNYISQPKYDHVRLSIASVRTNTVTEQLAKTLVKRDTRSLTIAVESGSEKLRQIINKKLHNDEIIQAAINAKAGGLTGLKLYGMAGIPGEEPEDLEATVTMMRSIKKAAPGLRLTYGCSTFVPKAHTPFQWYGINRQAEKRLQFLQKNLKPQGIDFRPESYNWSIIQALISRGDRRISQLLELTRDFGDSLGSYKRAFKQLKGQIPDLDFYVHSNWSTEQILPWHHLQGALPQSTLLKHLAEANSYFPKTLQPLNSSLTS, from the coding sequence GTGACATCTTCTTTATTGACGGCTGAACGCCTGTTATTTACTCCCGCCACCCCAGAAACCAACGCCATCCCTTTAATATTTGCTTTTCCTAATGAGTATACAGTGGGTATCACCAGCTTGGGCTATCAGGTGGTGTGGGCAACATTGGCAATGCGTAGTGATGTGCAGGTGAGTCGGTTATTTACTGATATCTATGAACCACTCCCTAGACAGCCGGAAATCATGGGATTTTCTATCTCTTGGGAATTAGATTATGTGAATATTTTAAATCTGCTGGAATCTTTAGGAATTCCCATCAGAGCAAATTTACGCGATGATTCCCATCCCATCATTTTCGGTGGTGGCCCTGTTCTAACTGCTAATCCTGAGCCTTTTGCTGATTTTTTTGATGTTGTTTTGTTGGGGGATGGTGAAAATCTTCTGGGAAATTTTATTGATGCTTACAAAGAGGTGAGAAATGCCCCAAGACAAACTCAACTAAAAGCATTAGCACAAGTACCAGGCATTTATATTCCTAGTTTGTATACAGTAGAATATCAAGCAAAAGATGGAGAAATCACGGCAATTAACCCAATTTCTGCTGATGTTCCAGCAGTTGTCCACAAGCAAACTTATCGGGGAAACACTTTATCCGCCTCAACTGTTGTCACCGAAAAAGCCGCATGGGAAAATATTTACATGGTGGAAGTGGTGCGGAGTTGTCCGGAAATGTGCCGCTTTTGTTTAGCTAGTTATCTTACCTTACCTTTTAGAACAGCAAGTTTAGAAAGTTCGTTAATTCCGGCAATTGAGAAAGGTTTACAAGTCACAAATCGGTTGGGATTATTGGGTGCTTCTGTCACACAGCATCCAGAGTTTGTAGAATTACTCAACTATATCAGTCAACCAAAATATGATCATGTGCGGCTGAGTATTGCATCAGTGCGAACGAATACAGTGACAGAACAGTTAGCAAAAACTTTGGTGAAACGAGACACGCGATCGCTTACCATTGCTGTAGAAAGTGGATCAGAAAAATTACGCCAAATCATCAACAAAAAGCTACACAATGACGAAATCATCCAAGCCGCAATCAATGCTAAAGCTGGCGGCTTGACAGGGTTGAAACTCTACGGGATGGCTGGTATTCCAGGGGAAGAACCGGAGGATTTAGAAGCAACTGTCACGATGATGCGTAGTATCAAAAAAGCTGCGCCTGGATTACGCTTAACCTATGGCTGTAGTACCTTCGTCCCTAAAGCCCACACACCATTCCAATGGTACGGTATAAATCGTCAAGCAGAAAAACGGTTGCAATTTTTACAAAAAAATTTAAAACCACAGGGCATAGATTTTCGCCCAGAGAGCTATAATTGGTCGATTATACAAGCATTGATATCGAGAGGCGATCGCCGAATTTCTCAACTCCTGGAACTTACTCGTGACTTTGGTGATTCTTTGGGGAGTTACAAGCGTGCTTTTAAACAACTCAAAGGACAAATCCCCGACTTAGATTTTTACGTCCACAGCAATTGGTCAACCGAGCAAATATTACCTTGGCATCACTTGCAAGGAGCCTTACCACAGTCTACACTACTAAAGCATTTGGCTGAAGCCAACAGTTATTTCCCTAAAACACTCCAGCCATTAAATTCATCGCTGACAAGTTAA
- a CDS encoding CPXCG motif-containing cysteine-rich protein, with product MQNTAEYYCAYCGEPNLTFIDLSAGGQQSYVEDCQVCCRPNILYIRVDEDTLDIEIDTEYEG from the coding sequence ATGCAAAACACCGCCGAGTATTACTGCGCCTATTGTGGCGAACCCAACCTCACCTTTATTGATTTAAGTGCTGGTGGACAGCAATCTTACGTCGAAGATTGTCAAGTTTGTTGTCGTCCGAATATCCTATATATTCGTGTAGATGAAGACACCCTAGACATCGAAATCGATACAGAATACGAAGGCTAA
- a CDS encoding SRPBCC family protein, which produces MLHFQHSSIINAPPEVVWKFHERQDILQLLTPPWQPVQVVRREGGLEVGAITEFKLFIGLVPLTWLARHTECEQYRLFTDVQISGPFESWIHRHQFILENGKTRLTDAISYIMPGGDTVEFISGWLVQAQLEAMFRYRHFVTKRECESR; this is translated from the coding sequence ATGCTGCACTTTCAACATTCCTCAATCATTAACGCACCACCAGAAGTAGTTTGGAAATTCCACGAAAGACAGGATATTTTGCAACTGCTAACTCCACCTTGGCAACCAGTGCAAGTAGTCCGCCGAGAGGGAGGATTAGAAGTCGGTGCAATTACAGAGTTTAAACTATTTATTGGACTTGTACCTTTAACTTGGCTAGCACGTCACACCGAATGCGAACAATACCGCTTATTTACCGATGTCCAAATATCGGGGCCTTTTGAATCTTGGATACATCGCCATCAATTTATCTTAGAAAATGGCAAAACCAGATTAACTGATGCGATTTCCTACATTATGCCCGGTGGCGACACAGTAGAATTTATCAGTGGTTGGTTAGTACAAGCACAATTAGAAGCCATGTTTCGTTATCGTCACTTTGTCACAAAACGGGAATGTGAATCACGGTAA
- a CDS encoding ATP-binding protein, with protein MTPDQFLMFAQVLPEPMLLVSSTGEILAVNQPAVKLFSKTSKVLIGQCLTEFVTDSPEKVIDYLQVCSQSRQMILGAITIHQAQGEGIACRSQGAVLQPRSHQCPAINLLRLEKRTSDQFVVLNQKIHALSKEIQHRQTIQAEFARSNETLKQTLIKLQNALEVVQKEKMSGLRQLVAGIAHEINNPISFIYGNLIHAREYYYDLIKLIQLYQKEYPHPSQVIQQEIKVIDLEFLQKDMQKLLQSMQTGSERIAEIVKSLRNFSRLDEATSKAVDIHEGIDAALMILQNRLNPSDRHNGIEVIKEYGELPWIYCSPGQLNQVFMNLLNNAIDALEEAEPGQNHPCRIWIRTEQLSDRYITIRIKDNGSGIPSQIHDQIFDPFFSTKPVGKGTGLGLSISYQIIESHGGQINVMSDPAWGTEFSIELPIVY; from the coding sequence ATGACACCTGATCAATTTTTAATGTTTGCCCAGGTTTTACCAGAACCTATGTTGCTGGTTAGTAGCACAGGTGAAATTTTGGCAGTTAATCAACCTGCTGTCAAACTTTTTAGTAAAACTAGTAAAGTACTAATTGGTCAATGTCTGACTGAGTTTGTCACGGATTCGCCAGAAAAAGTTATTGACTATTTGCAAGTTTGCTCTCAAAGTCGCCAAATGATTTTGGGAGCTATAACTATCCACCAAGCTCAAGGAGAGGGAATCGCTTGTCGTAGTCAAGGGGCTGTACTTCAACCGCGATCGCATCAATGTCCGGCAATCAATTTACTACGTTTAGAAAAGCGCACAAGTGATCAATTCGTTGTCCTGAATCAAAAAATTCATGCCCTCAGTAAAGAAATTCAGCACCGCCAAACTATCCAGGCAGAATTTGCTCGTTCCAATGAAACTTTAAAACAAACTTTAATCAAATTGCAAAATGCTCTAGAAGTTGTTCAAAAAGAAAAGATGTCGGGATTAAGGCAGTTAGTAGCAGGGATTGCCCATGAAATTAATAATCCGATTAGCTTTATTTATGGTAATTTGATTCATGCTAGGGAATACTATTATGATCTAATTAAATTGATTCAACTCTATCAAAAAGAATATCCCCATCCTAGCCAAGTGATTCAGCAGGAAATTAAAGTTATTGATCTGGAGTTTCTGCAAAAGGATATGCAAAAATTACTCCAGTCTATGCAAACAGGTTCCGAACGAATTGCCGAGATTGTCAAATCTTTGCGAAACTTTTCTCGCTTAGACGAAGCAACATCAAAAGCGGTTGATATTCATGAGGGTATAGATGCGGCATTGATGATTTTACAAAATCGTCTTAACCCTAGCGATCGCCATAATGGTATTGAAGTAATTAAAGAATATGGGGAGTTACCTTGGATTTATTGTTCACCAGGGCAACTCAATCAAGTGTTTATGAATTTATTAAATAATGCGATAGATGCTTTAGAAGAGGCTGAACCAGGGCAAAATCATCCTTGTCGGATCTGGATTCGGACAGAGCAACTGAGCGATCGCTATATTACAATTCGCATCAAGGATAATGGTAGCGGCATCCCCAGCCAGATTCATGATCAGATATTTGACCCCTTTTTCAGCACTAAACCAGTTGGTAAAGGAACAGGATTAGGATTATCGATTAGTTATCAAATTATCGAGAGTCATGGGGGTCAAATTAATGTTATGTCTGATCCAGCTTGGGGAACTGAATTTAGCATCGAGTTACCCATTGTTTACTGA